One genomic window of Bradyrhizobium sp. CCGE-LA001 includes the following:
- a CDS encoding YiaA/YiaB family inner membrane protein — MNQNGQPHSSAWVSFTYASFAASAFLVAIGVFFLPIDLWMKGYLTMGIVMLIQTCITLTKTVRDNHESSRLVNRIEDAKAERLLMEVSKAA; from the coding sequence ATGAACCAGAACGGCCAGCCCCACAGCAGCGCCTGGGTGAGCTTCACTTACGCATCCTTCGCAGCCTCCGCCTTCCTCGTCGCCATCGGCGTCTTCTTCCTGCCGATCGATCTCTGGATGAAGGGCTATCTCACCATGGGTATCGTCATGCTGATCCAGACCTGCATCACGCTGACCAAGACCGTGCGTGACAATCACGAGAGCAGCCGCCTCGTGAACCGCATCGAGGATGCCAAGGCCGAGCGCTTGCTGATGGAGGTCTCCAAGGCGGCCTGA
- a CDS encoding DUF4153 domain-containing protein, translated as MTSLASTSTTDIQPIRPSALSAKLAMALLLAALADWLFYGQRIGLSLAIFATAIACASLLANLATLNLRRAAIGGAIVAFGLVPAVEQLNTLSFLILIAALLIALLLATNPETAGLPDRARALRDLVLLGFLRFFPEALQALNWSAFTRGIALWLLPMVLSAVFIALFAAANPVIEQWVSLLNPKLILEYVSVRRVLFWSLMLALVWPFIHVRWRSKKAAIASATDAAGSEPRAPLVPVELLGPSIVLRSLILFNLLFAAQSILDGIYLWGHAALPDNLTYAAYAHRGAYPLIATALLAAAFVLVAMRPGGPAEKSKVIRPLVYLWVGQNVLLVASSIRRLDLYVDIYMLTYWRIAAFIWMGLVALGLILIVARIALDRSNQWLVGANLIALTIVLYGCSLVNFDAFIADYNVAHSREVSGKGAQIDIDYLMTLGPQAVPAIDKAFALRPAAREGCLVSRRDRLVEQQRQDLAWRSWSFRDWRLQRRLDAQAKAQAGSQPAG; from the coding sequence ATGACCAGCCTGGCTTCGACCTCGACGACGGACATCCAACCGATCAGGCCTTCGGCGCTGTCGGCCAAGCTCGCCATGGCGCTGCTGCTCGCCGCGCTCGCCGACTGGCTCTTCTACGGCCAGCGGATCGGGCTGTCGCTGGCGATCTTTGCAACGGCCATCGCCTGCGCCTCGCTGCTCGCCAATCTTGCCACGCTCAATCTTCGACGCGCGGCGATCGGAGGTGCGATCGTCGCATTCGGCCTGGTGCCGGCCGTGGAACAGCTCAACACACTCTCGTTCCTGATCCTCATCGCGGCGCTGCTCATCGCCCTGCTGCTCGCGACCAATCCGGAGACAGCCGGGCTTCCAGACCGCGCCCGCGCACTCCGTGACCTCGTTCTGCTCGGCTTCTTGCGGTTCTTCCCCGAAGCGCTCCAGGCCTTGAATTGGTCGGCTTTCACCCGTGGCATCGCGCTCTGGCTGCTGCCGATGGTCCTGAGCGCGGTGTTCATCGCGCTATTCGCGGCGGCCAATCCGGTGATCGAGCAATGGGTCTCCCTGCTCAATCCGAAGCTCATCTTGGAGTATGTAAGTGTCCGGCGCGTGCTGTTCTGGAGCTTGATGCTGGCGCTGGTCTGGCCTTTTATCCATGTGCGGTGGCGGAGCAAGAAGGCTGCCATTGCCAGCGCAACCGATGCCGCTGGATCGGAGCCTCGGGCGCCGCTCGTCCCGGTCGAGCTCCTGGGCCCCTCCATCGTCCTGCGCTCGCTGATCCTGTTCAACCTGCTGTTCGCGGCGCAATCGATTCTCGACGGCATCTATCTCTGGGGCCATGCGGCGCTGCCCGACAATTTGACCTATGCCGCTTATGCCCATCGCGGCGCCTATCCGCTGATCGCGACCGCGCTGCTCGCCGCCGCTTTCGTGCTGGTGGCGATGCGCCCGGGCGGGCCGGCCGAGAAGTCGAAGGTGATCCGGCCGCTGGTCTATCTCTGGGTGGGACAGAACGTGCTTCTGGTCGCCTCGTCCATCCGCCGGCTCGATCTCTATGTCGACATCTACATGCTGACCTATTGGCGGATCGCGGCCTTCATCTGGATGGGGCTGGTGGCGCTCGGCCTGATCCTGATCGTCGCGCGCATCGCGCTCGACAGGTCCAACCAATGGCTGGTCGGTGCGAATTTGATCGCATTGACGATCGTGCTCTATGGCTGCTCGCTTGTGAACTTCGACGCCTTCATCGCCGACTACAATGTCGCCCACAGCCGGGAAGTGTCGGGGAAAGGCGCGCAGATCGACATCGACTATCTCATGACGCTCGGACCGCAGGCGGTACCCGCCATCGACAAGGCGTTCGCGCTGCGGCCCGCCGCCAGGGAGGGCTGCCTTGTGTCACGCCGCGACCGCCTTGTAGAACAGCAGCGTCAGGACCTGGCCTGGCGAAGCTGGAGCTTTCGTGACTGGCGGCTTCAGCGCAGGCTGGACGCCCAGGCGAAAGCTCAGGCCGGCAGCCAGCCGGCGGGCTGA
- a CDS encoding response regulator transcription factor — protein sequence MAHRILIVDDEGHIREVIRVALRKAGMDVIEARDGKEALARFAADKPDLIVLDIGMPEFDGLDVCREIRKTSDMPILFLSARDEEIDRVLGLEIGGDDYVTKPFSPRELVARVNVILRRLNPRNGEAKVGPGALMQGGLLIDPEQHVATFAGTPLKLTAIEFGILRAFLTRPTSVFNREQLMRAAYQLNIQVSDRTIDSHIRNIRAKLAAQNCENVIETIHGVGFKLGRCEKEA from the coding sequence TTGGCGCATCGCATTCTCATCGTCGACGACGAGGGCCATATCCGCGAGGTCATCCGCGTCGCCCTCAGGAAGGCCGGCATGGACGTGATCGAGGCGCGCGACGGCAAGGAGGCGCTCGCCCGCTTTGCCGCCGACAAGCCCGATCTGATCGTGCTCGACATCGGCATGCCCGAGTTCGACGGCCTCGACGTCTGCCGCGAGATCCGCAAGACGTCCGACATGCCGATCCTGTTCCTGTCGGCACGCGACGAGGAGATCGACCGCGTCCTCGGCCTCGAGATCGGAGGCGACGACTACGTGACCAAGCCGTTCAGCCCGCGCGAGCTGGTGGCGCGGGTCAACGTCATCCTGCGCCGCCTCAACCCGCGCAATGGCGAGGCCAAAGTGGGCCCGGGCGCGCTCATGCAAGGTGGCCTCCTGATCGATCCCGAGCAGCATGTCGCGACCTTTGCCGGCACGCCGCTCAAGCTGACCGCGATCGAGTTCGGCATCCTGCGCGCCTTCCTGACCCGGCCAACCTCGGTGTTCAATCGCGAGCAGTTGATGCGGGCAGCCTACCAGCTCAACATCCAGGTCTCCGACCGCACCATAGACAGCCATATCCGCAACATCCGCGCCAAGCTCGCGGCGCAAAATTGCGAGAACGTGATCGAGACCATCCACGGTGTCGGCTTCAAGCTCGGCCGCTGCGAGAAAGAGGCATGA
- a CDS encoding DUF892 family protein, with translation MYHHVKKLMFTVRVDEPDPRFGNMLLEQFGGANGELAAAMQYSIQGLNCEDPDRKDLLMDIGTEELSHLEVVGCLARMHLAPSKNDRQAAEADPLIAIAGGGGVNLFNSQGNPWTADYLKITGELDVDLRSNIAAEARAKIVYERLINFCDDAGSKDALQFLMTREITHMKAFARALESLSKPAFSIGRIAPTPGLVNQYFNDSTGSGDHGEIDTRGPWNEGEDWVFTESPALQSSEPGAAPSIVTESSPPVDEAGLTDLLLHELRDILHAEKQLTKALPKMAQAARFDQLRELFEQHLAETENQVERINECFELLGESARAKPCKGMMGLIEEGQEVMKEGEEKEDAAADLALISAAQRVEHYEMSGYTTARNLAQQLRHSAIVALLSKSLAEEENADLLLNQVARSLMSVAKMPAALEQAE, from the coding sequence ATGTATCACCACGTCAAGAAGTTGATGTTCACCGTGCGCGTCGACGAGCCCGATCCGCGTTTCGGCAATATGCTCCTCGAGCAGTTCGGCGGCGCCAACGGGGAACTCGCGGCCGCGATGCAATATTCGATTCAGGGGCTGAACTGCGAGGATCCCGACCGCAAGGATCTCTTGATGGATATCGGCACCGAAGAGCTCAGCCATCTCGAGGTGGTCGGTTGCCTGGCGCGGATGCATCTTGCGCCTTCGAAGAACGACCGTCAGGCGGCGGAAGCCGATCCGCTGATTGCGATTGCCGGCGGTGGCGGCGTCAATCTGTTCAACTCGCAAGGCAATCCCTGGACTGCCGACTATCTCAAGATCACCGGCGAGCTCGACGTCGACCTCCGCAGCAACATCGCGGCCGAGGCGCGTGCGAAGATCGTCTATGAGCGCCTGATCAATTTTTGCGACGACGCCGGCTCCAAGGACGCGCTGCAATTTCTGATGACGCGCGAGATCACGCATATGAAGGCGTTTGCGCGCGCGCTCGAAAGCTTGTCCAAGCCCGCCTTCAGCATCGGGCGGATCGCCCCGACGCCGGGCCTCGTGAACCAATATTTCAACGACTCCACCGGCAGCGGCGACCACGGTGAAATCGATACCCGCGGCCCCTGGAACGAAGGCGAAGACTGGGTCTTCACGGAATCGCCTGCGCTTCAATCTTCTGAGCCCGGCGCTGCCCCGTCGATCGTCACGGAGAGCTCGCCGCCCGTCGACGAGGCCGGCCTGACCGATCTTCTGCTTCACGAACTGCGTGACATCCTCCACGCCGAGAAGCAGTTGACCAAGGCGCTTCCCAAGATGGCCCAGGCCGCGCGCTTCGATCAATTGCGGGAGCTGTTCGAGCAGCATCTGGCCGAGACCGAGAACCAGGTCGAGCGCATCAACGAATGCTTCGAGCTGCTTGGCGAGAGCGCCCGAGCCAAGCCTTGCAAAGGTATGATGGGCCTGATCGAGGAAGGCCAGGAGGTCATGAAGGAAGGCGAGGAGAAGGAGGACGCGGCGGCCGACCTCGCGCTGATCTCAGCGGCCCAACGCGTCGAGCATTACGAGATGTCGGGCTACACCACGGCACGCAACCTGGCGCAACAGCTCCGGCACAGCGCGATCGTCGCCCTGCTCTCCAAATCCCTGGCGGAGGAAGAGAATGCCGATCTCCTGCTCAATCAGGTGGCGCGCTCGCTGATGTCGGTCGCGAAGATGCCTGCTGCCCTGGAGCAGGCCGAATAG
- a CDS encoding TetR/AcrR family transcriptional regulator — MSKTLERREKLRFDLIQAAERMIAERGLAGLKTRDLAREIGCANGAVYNLVADVNELILRVGSRTLHRLDEALSAAESAGDPSRPETLVRTAIAYCDFAAANLELWRALFEHRMAANKVLPDWSVNDQLQLFRHIYHPLAQLFPERGREELGITARSLFSAVHGMVALGLEQKLVAVPLPALRKEIAGLVRAMIDGLVARGA, encoded by the coding sequence ATAAGTAAGACACTGGAACGACGAGAGAAATTACGGTTCGACCTCATCCAGGCGGCCGAGCGGATGATTGCGGAGCGGGGGTTGGCGGGCCTGAAGACCCGCGATCTCGCCCGTGAGATTGGCTGCGCCAACGGGGCTGTCTACAATCTCGTTGCTGATGTCAACGAACTCATCCTGCGCGTCGGCTCGCGCACGCTGCATCGCCTCGACGAAGCACTGAGCGCAGCGGAAAGCGCGGGTGATCCTTCACGCCCGGAGACACTGGTCCGCACCGCCATTGCCTATTGCGATTTCGCCGCCGCAAATCTCGAGCTCTGGCGCGCGCTGTTCGAGCACCGCATGGCGGCTAACAAGGTCCTCCCCGACTGGTCCGTCAACGACCAGCTGCAGCTGTTCCGCCACATCTATCATCCGCTGGCGCAGCTGTTTCCCGAGCGCGGCCGGGAGGAGCTCGGCATCACCGCGCGTAGCCTGTTCTCAGCCGTGCACGGCATGGTCGCACTGGGGCTGGAGCAGAAGTTGGTCGCCGTTCCCCTGCCGGCGCTGCGCAAGGAGATCGCGGGCCTCGTGCGCGCGATGATCGATGGGCTGGTCGCGCGCGGGGCCTAA
- a CDS encoding PspA/IM30 family protein — protein sequence MFKTVVTLFRGSVAAAGEELEDRTALLILDQQMRDAAAAVERSKRTLALAIAQDQQEGRKLETTNARIADLEIRAVAALDGGREDLAKDAAEAIAALEADRDAAMTARALFATEIARLKRHVANAQARITELDRGRRIARASEAVRSLRRSGIEAARPYESTLPEAEGTLRRLRERQMEAQAADEALVELDAASGPLATAERLAEQGFGPRLKTTADDVLARLRSKRMPAA from the coding sequence ATGTTCAAGACCGTCGTGACCCTCTTCCGTGGCAGCGTGGCCGCAGCGGGGGAGGAATTGGAAGACCGGACCGCCCTTCTCATCCTCGACCAGCAGATGCGCGATGCGGCCGCGGCCGTCGAGCGCAGCAAGCGCACGCTGGCGCTGGCGATCGCGCAGGACCAGCAGGAGGGCCGCAAGCTCGAAACGACCAATGCGCGCATCGCCGATCTCGAGATCCGTGCCGTTGCCGCGCTGGACGGCGGCCGCGAGGACCTCGCCAAGGACGCCGCCGAAGCGATCGCGGCGCTCGAGGCCGATCGTGATGCGGCGATGACGGCGCGCGCGCTGTTCGCGACCGAGATCGCCCGGCTGAAGCGCCATGTCGCCAACGCGCAGGCCCGCATCACCGAACTCGACCGCGGCCGCCGTATCGCCCGCGCCTCGGAAGCGGTTCGCTCGCTTCGCCGCAGCGGCATCGAGGCGGCACGCCCCTATGAATCCACATTGCCGGAGGCGGAAGGCACGCTGAGGCGCCTGCGCGAGCGGCAGATGGAGGCTCAGGCCGCCGACGAGGCTCTGGTCGAGCTCGACGCGGCCAGCGGTCCGCTCGCGACTGCCGAACGACTCGCCGAACAGGGCTTCGGGCCTCGGCTCAAGACGACCGCAGACGACGTGCTGGCGCGCTTGAGGTCCAAGCGCATGCCGGCAGCCTGA
- a CDS encoding glycoside hydrolase family 3 N-terminal domain-containing protein, with the protein MQFLNRIALILLWIVAPLAAFAAANKNDPYLLVLRGAGNAALVVASIVVVITLLRTGRWRSTAGKLLVILCCLPPLLMAAAHVRFELRKHEVLTASAAEARQLGPHFMVGYSSFSEIARLAEQGLIGGVYVTRHNIRGRTVEALRAEIAALQDKRRAAGLSPLVVAADQEGGIVGHLAPPLTKVPALATLAGLAPDDQQAKAEDFGRIHGRELAGLGVNLNLAPVLDLKPPPRRNRLDFHTLIGQRAIAADPAVVSTIASAYVRGLEDTGVGATLKHFPGIGRVRDDTHHFSANLDTPVAELEATDWLPFREVLSHSRSALMVGHVTLTAVDPDRAASHSKRVVQGIIRDKWNYQGVVMTDDLVMGAIYQNDVCKAVVEAINGGVDLLLVAYDGVQFYRVFACALDGSRRGKLDAAMLRASQTRLERGFAVEQARAVSLTKSTRETTRTAPRAMARAVER; encoded by the coding sequence ATGCAATTTCTCAATCGTATCGCTCTCATCTTGCTCTGGATCGTCGCACCGCTTGCTGCATTCGCGGCAGCAAACAAGAACGATCCCTATCTGCTCGTGCTGCGTGGCGCCGGAAACGCCGCCCTTGTCGTCGCAAGCATTGTCGTCGTCATCACCTTGCTGCGAACAGGGCGCTGGCGCAGCACAGCCGGCAAGCTGCTCGTCATTCTCTGCTGCTTGCCGCCGCTGCTGATGGCGGCGGCGCATGTCAGGTTCGAGCTGCGTAAGCACGAGGTCCTCACTGCCAGCGCCGCCGAGGCCCGGCAGCTCGGACCTCACTTCATGGTCGGCTATTCCTCGTTTTCGGAAATCGCGCGCCTCGCCGAGCAGGGATTGATCGGCGGCGTTTACGTTACCCGGCACAACATAAGGGGACGGACGGTCGAGGCGCTGCGTGCGGAGATCGCGGCGCTTCAGGACAAGCGACGCGCGGCCGGTTTGTCGCCGCTGGTCGTCGCTGCCGACCAGGAGGGCGGTATCGTCGGCCATCTCGCGCCGCCGCTGACCAAGGTGCCGGCGCTGGCGACGCTCGCCGGGCTCGCGCCCGACGATCAGCAGGCCAAGGCCGAAGACTTCGGTCGCATTCACGGGCGTGAGCTCGCAGGGCTCGGCGTCAATCTCAACCTCGCGCCGGTGCTCGACCTCAAGCCACCGCCGCGGCGCAATCGGCTCGATTTCCACACCCTGATCGGACAGCGCGCGATCGCGGCCGATCCCGCAGTCGTCAGCACGATTGCGAGTGCCTATGTGCGCGGGCTGGAGGACACGGGCGTCGGTGCCACGCTGAAGCATTTTCCGGGCATCGGCCGCGTGCGCGACGATACCCATCATTTCAGCGCCAATCTCGATACGCCGGTGGCGGAACTGGAGGCGACGGATTGGCTGCCGTTCCGCGAGGTGCTGTCGCATTCGCGCAGCGCCCTCATGGTTGGTCATGTCACGCTCACCGCCGTCGACCCCGATCGCGCAGCCTCGCATTCGAAGCGCGTCGTCCAAGGGATCATCCGCGACAAATGGAACTATCAGGGCGTGGTGATGACCGACGATCTCGTCATGGGCGCGATCTACCAGAACGACGTCTGCAAAGCCGTGGTGGAGGCGATCAATGGCGGGGTTGATCTGCTGCTGGTCGCCTATGACGGCGTGCAGTTCTATCGCGTCTTCGCCTGTGCTCTGGACGGATCGCGACGGGGCAAGCTCGACGCGGCGATGCTGCGCGCGAGCCAGACGCGGCTCGAACGCGGCTTCGCAGTCGAGCAGGCGCGGGCCGTTTCACTCACCAAGAGCACGCGCGAGACAACCCGCACCGCCCCGCGCGCGATGGCGAGGGCGGTTGAACGCTGA
- the hydA gene encoding dihydropyrimidinase, which translates to MPLLVRGGTVVNHDHSRRADVLIEGETIVAIGASLDAPTGTDVIDAGGAYVIPGGIDPHTHLEMPFMGTVTADDFESGTKAALAGGTTMVVDFCLPDSGQSMLAAYQDWRHKSEKAAADYGFHMAVTSWSKQIHDEMETVVKTYGINTFKHFMAYKGALMVNDDELYNSFARCAHLGAMPVVHAENGDVVALMQEALIARGVTGPEGHAYSRPPEVEGEATNRVIMIADMTGTPVYIVHTSCREAHEAIARARAAGKRVYGEPLIQHLLLDAGEYQHKDWDHSAQRVMSPPFRDKSHQDSLWAGLQAGSLQVVATDHCAFTTAQKRFGIGDFRKIPNGTGGLEDRLALLWTAGVATGRLTKEEFVAVTSANIARILNIFPRKGAIAVGSDADIVVWDPKATRTISAKRQMSRIDYNVFEGFSCTGGPVVTLSRGRIAWKDGDLRAEAGDGRYIERPAFSPVHLANSTWKELSAPRAVERGAVTP; encoded by the coding sequence ATGCCCCTCCTCGTCCGCGGCGGCACCGTCGTCAATCACGATCACTCGCGCCGCGCGGACGTGCTGATCGAGGGCGAGACCATCGTCGCGATCGGGGCCTCGCTCGATGCACCGACCGGCACCGACGTGATCGACGCCGGCGGCGCCTACGTCATCCCTGGCGGCATCGACCCGCATACCCATCTCGAAATGCCGTTCATGGGCACCGTGACGGCAGACGATTTCGAATCGGGAACCAAGGCGGCGCTCGCCGGCGGCACAACCATGGTGGTGGATTTCTGCCTGCCGGATTCTGGCCAGTCGATGCTCGCGGCCTATCAGGACTGGCGGCACAAATCGGAGAAGGCGGCCGCCGACTACGGCTTCCACATGGCGGTGACGTCGTGGTCGAAGCAGATCCACGACGAGATGGAGACCGTGGTCAAAACCTACGGCATCAACACCTTCAAGCACTTCATGGCCTACAAGGGCGCGCTGATGGTGAACGACGACGAGCTCTACAACTCGTTCGCGCGCTGCGCCCATCTCGGTGCCATGCCGGTGGTCCATGCGGAAAACGGCGACGTCGTCGCCTTGATGCAGGAGGCGCTGATCGCGCGCGGCGTCACCGGCCCGGAAGGCCACGCCTACTCGCGGCCGCCGGAGGTCGAGGGCGAAGCCACCAACCGCGTCATCATGATCGCGGACATGACGGGTACGCCGGTCTACATCGTGCACACCAGCTGCCGCGAAGCCCATGAGGCGATCGCGCGGGCCCGCGCGGCCGGAAAGCGCGTCTATGGCGAGCCGCTGATCCAGCATCTGTTGCTCGATGCCGGCGAGTACCAGCACAAAGACTGGGACCATTCCGCGCAGCGCGTGATGTCGCCGCCGTTCCGCGACAAGTCGCACCAGGACAGCCTGTGGGCCGGCCTGCAAGCCGGCTCGCTCCAGGTGGTCGCGACCGACCATTGCGCCTTCACCACCGCGCAGAAGCGGTTCGGCATCGGCGATTTCAGGAAGATCCCGAACGGCACCGGCGGCCTCGAGGACCGGCTAGCGCTACTATGGACCGCGGGCGTCGCCACGGGGCGCCTGACCAAGGAGGAGTTCGTCGCGGTGACCTCGGCGAACATCGCCCGCATCCTCAACATCTTTCCCCGCAAGGGCGCGATCGCGGTCGGTTCGGATGCCGATATCGTGGTGTGGGACCCCAAGGCAACCAGGACCATCAGCGCCAAGCGGCAGATGAGCCGGATCGATTACAACGTGTTCGAAGGATTTTCCTGCACGGGTGGGCCAGTCGTGACGCTGTCCCGTGGACGCATCGCCTGGAAAGACGGCGATCTGCGCGCCGAGGCCGGCGACGGCCGCTACATCGAGCGCCCCGCCTTCTCGCCCGTGCATCTGGCCAACTCGACCTGGAAAGAGCTGTCCGCCCCGCGCGCCGTCGAACGCGGCGCGGTGACACCGTAG
- a CDS encoding aldehyde dehydrogenase family protein, whose translation MAVSQAIPITRHPFANGSYKQMLIDGKWVDAASGKRFETHNPATGELLATVAEGDKEDIDRAVAAARRAFEGPWSKVKPFERQNLLLKLADLVEKNFDELSQLDTLDMGAPLSRTRAYRLRAVGMLRYYAGQTTAIHGETIENSLPGEIFSYTLKEPVGVVGAIIPWNGPLTATLWKIGPAIATGCTVVLKPAEEAPLTSLRIAELALEAGIPPGVVNVVPGYGETAGAALASHHDVDKVAFTGSHITGQSIIRASAGNLKRVSLELGGKSPDIVFADADLDAAVPGAAMAVFANSGQICSAGTRLFVEQSIYEEFTGRVAEFGKKLQVGNGLDPNVQIGPLVSEEQLKRVTGYLDIGQKEGAKALVGGGRVTEGALSKGFFVSPTVFAGVQDNMRIAQEEIFGPVISAIAFKDMDELVKRANATTFGLASGLWTRDVSKAHAVAKSLRAGSVWVNCYQAMDPAVPFGGYKMSGYGRESGKQHVEEYLNVKAVWIKTA comes from the coding sequence ATGGCTGTATCGCAGGCTATTCCGATCACGCGCCATCCGTTCGCCAACGGGTCCTACAAGCAGATGCTGATCGACGGGAAGTGGGTTGACGCCGCTTCCGGCAAGCGCTTCGAGACCCATAACCCTGCCACCGGCGAACTGCTCGCGACCGTCGCCGAAGGCGACAAGGAAGACATCGATCGTGCGGTCGCTGCCGCCCGCCGCGCCTTTGAAGGACCCTGGAGCAAGGTCAAGCCGTTCGAGCGGCAGAACCTGCTCCTGAAGCTTGCCGACCTCGTCGAGAAGAATTTCGACGAATTGTCGCAGCTCGACACGCTCGACATGGGCGCGCCGCTCAGCCGCACCCGCGCCTATCGCCTCCGCGCTGTCGGCATGCTGCGTTACTACGCCGGCCAGACCACCGCGATCCATGGCGAGACCATCGAGAACTCGCTGCCCGGTGAAATCTTCTCCTACACACTGAAGGAGCCCGTCGGTGTCGTCGGCGCCATCATTCCCTGGAATGGCCCGCTCACTGCGACGCTCTGGAAGATCGGCCCGGCGATCGCGACCGGCTGCACCGTGGTGCTCAAGCCCGCGGAAGAAGCGCCGCTGACCTCGCTGCGCATTGCCGAGCTTGCACTGGAGGCCGGCATTCCGCCCGGTGTCGTCAACGTCGTGCCGGGCTATGGCGAGACCGCGGGCGCCGCGCTCGCTTCGCACCATGACGTCGACAAGGTCGCCTTCACGGGCTCGCACATCACCGGCCAGTCGATCATCCGTGCGTCGGCCGGCAACCTCAAGCGCGTCTCGCTCGAGCTCGGCGGCAAGTCGCCGGACATCGTCTTCGCGGATGCCGATCTCGATGCCGCAGTGCCCGGTGCCGCGATGGCGGTGTTCGCCAATTCCGGCCAGATCTGCAGCGCGGGGACGCGCCTGTTCGTCGAGCAGTCGATCTACGAGGAGTTCACTGGCCGCGTCGCCGAATTCGGCAAGAAGCTGCAGGTCGGCAACGGCCTCGATCCCAATGTGCAGATTGGCCCGCTCGTCTCCGAGGAGCAGCTCAAGCGCGTCACCGGCTATCTCGATATCGGCCAGAAGGAAGGCGCGAAGGCGCTCGTCGGCGGCGGCCGCGTCACCGAAGGCGCGCTGTCGAAGGGCTTCTTCGTCTCGCCGACGGTGTTCGCGGGCGTGCAGGACAACATGCGCATCGCGCAGGAGGAGATCTTCGGGCCCGTCATCTCCGCAATCGCGTTCAAGGACATGGACGAGTTGGTCAAGCGCGCCAACGCTACCACGTTCGGCCTCGCCTCCGGCCTGTGGACGCGCGACGTCAGCAAGGCCCATGCGGTGGCGAAGAGCCTGCGGGCCGGTTCGGTGTGGGTGAATTGCTACCAGGCGATGGACCCGGCCGTGCCGTTCGGCGGCTACAAGATGAGCGGCTATGGCCGCGAGTCCGGCAAGCAGCATGTCGAGGAATATCTCAACGTGAAGGCCGTCTGGATCAAGACGGCGTAA
- a CDS encoding SDR family NAD(P)-dependent oxidoreductase, protein MSHPAIAKDNVAVITGGASGIGFAAAAAFARTGMKVCIADVDQGRLAEAATKLSSAAGASNVMTSAVDVGKADGVMELERAVRARFGGTDILMNNAGIQPGSTLFAEPDNWQRIIDVNMWGIINGSRIFAPNMIARGKPGLIINTGSKQGITTPPGDPAYNVSKAGVKAFTEALQHELRNTKDCRITAHLLIPGFVFTGLTAKGRTEKPAGAWTPEQTVDFMLTRLEAGDFYILCPDNDVPRALDEKRMLWAAGDIIENRPPLSRWHPDHADAFARFVRED, encoded by the coding sequence ATGTCACATCCCGCCATCGCCAAGGACAACGTTGCGGTGATCACGGGCGGCGCGTCCGGCATCGGATTTGCCGCCGCCGCGGCGTTTGCGCGCACCGGCATGAAGGTTTGCATCGCGGATGTCGATCAGGGACGCCTGGCAGAGGCTGCAACAAAACTGTCATCCGCCGCAGGTGCCTCGAATGTGATGACGTCTGCGGTCGATGTCGGCAAGGCCGATGGCGTGATGGAACTGGAACGCGCCGTGCGCGCGCGGTTTGGCGGGACCGATATCCTGATGAACAATGCCGGCATTCAGCCCGGCAGCACATTGTTCGCCGAACCCGACAATTGGCAGCGCATCATCGATGTCAACATGTGGGGCATCATCAACGGCTCGCGCATCTTCGCACCGAACATGATCGCGCGCGGCAAGCCGGGCCTCATCATCAACACCGGATCGAAGCAAGGCATCACCACCCCGCCCGGCGATCCCGCCTACAACGTGTCCAAGGCCGGCGTGAAGGCGTTCACCGAAGCGCTCCAGCACGAGCTGCGCAACACGAAGGACTGCCGCATCACCGCGCATCTACTCATTCCCGGCTTCGTCTTCACCGGCCTCACCGCCAAGGGCCGCACCGAGAAGCCGGCCGGGGCGTGGACGCCGGAGCAGACGGTCGACTTCATGCTGACGCGGCTGGAGGCCGGCGACTTCTACATCCTCTGCCCGGACAATGACGTGCCGCGCGCGCTGGACGAGAAGCGCATGCTGTGGGCGGCCGGCGACATCATCGAGAATCGCCCGCCGCTGTCGCGCTGGCATCCGGATCATGCGGATGCGTTCGCGAGGTTTGTGAGGGAAGACTGA